A region of the Synechococcus sp. PCC 7502 genome:
AAATCAGTCCGACCTAAATGTCCGTAAGCAGCTAGATTTTGATAAAAACGACCTCCTCGCTCTTTTGGCAGATTTCTCAGATTAAAGGTTTTAATAATTCCTGCGGGTCTCAAGTCAAAGTTATCTTGCACTAGTTTAAGCAATACCTGATCGGGAACCTTGCCTGTACCGAAGGTATCGACATTAATACTAGTAGGTCGAGCTACTCCGATCGCATAACTAATTTGGATTTCACACTTAGTTGCTAAGCCAGCCGCCACAATGTTTTTTGCTACATACCGACAGGCATAGGCAGCACTGCGATCGACCTTAGTGGGGTCTTTACCTGAAAATGCGCCACCCCCATGACGGGCATAGCCACCATAGGTATCAACAATAATTTTACGACCTGTTAAACCAGAATCACCTTGAGGTCCCCCAACCACAAATTTCCCCGTAGGATTAACTAAGAATCGAGTTTCCGCAGTTGGCTTAAAAGCTGCATCCTCAGCAAATATGGGCAGAATTACCTGCTCCCAAAGGTCAGATTTAATTAGCTCTTGGATTTTTTTCTCATCCGTAATTCCATTAATCGAGGCGGTGTGCTGGGTTGAAATTAAAATCGTATCAATGCCAACAGGCTTATTATTTTCGTATGCGATCGTTACTTGAGTTTTGCCATCAGGCCGCAGATAGG
Encoded here:
- the metK gene encoding methionine adenosyltransferase, producing MSGRYLFTSESVTEGHPDKICDQISDTILDALLTNDPKSRVAAEVVVSTGLVLITGEVTTEAYVNISDLARKKIAEIGYTDSENGFSANSCAVLVALDEQSPDIAQGVNEAMEKREGEDSDSAIEAIGAGDQGLMFGFACDETPELMPIPISLAHRFARQLAHVRKDGTLPYLRPDGKTQVTIAYENNKPVGIDTILISTQHTASINGITDEKKIQELIKSDLWEQVILPIFAEDAAFKPTAETRFLVNPTGKFVVGGPQGDSGLTGRKIIVDTYGGYARHGGGAFSGKDPTKVDRSAAYACRYVAKNIVAAGLATKCEIQISYAIGVARPTSINVDTFGTGKVPDQVLLKLVQDNFDLRPAGIIKTFNLRNLPKERGGRFYQNLAAYGHLGRTDLDLPWEKTDKVDILRNAL